A part of Crassostrea angulata isolate pt1a10 chromosome 5, ASM2561291v2, whole genome shotgun sequence genomic DNA contains:
- the LOC128185927 gene encoding complement C1q tumor necrosis factor-related protein 3-like, translated as MLVLVICLSVSGMRAVIAGNASRGLSTWNLFREDYLSARQTCHTMGFVKQQKANCNQKDTIAFDAELKSPLKGLRSGQKIIFPVIRENIGGGYDAINGVFTSPLSGVYVFQWTTVVTEIVSTDTVLVIDGQRRAFNKCNSRKANNDSCTKITVVKLAPGERVWIECILGDSAINDDKSSSFTGFKL; from the exons ATGCTTGTTTTGgtcatctgtctgtctgtctctgggATGCGGGCTGTTATAGCCGGGAACGCGAGTCGCGGACTCAGCACCTGGAATCTGTTCAGAGAGGACTACCTCTCGGCCAGACAGACCTGTCACACCATGGGATTTGTCAAACAACAAAAGGCAAATTGCAATCAAAAAG ATACTATTGCCTTTGATGCCGAATTAAAATCCCCATTAAAAGGATTAAGAAGTGGACAGAAGATAATATTCCCTGTGATTAGAGAAAACATCGGTGGCGGATATGACGCAATCAATGGCGTGTTTACGTCCCCCTTAAGCGGCGTGTACGTGTTTCAGTGGACCACCGTTGTCACAGAAATCGTATCTACCGACACAGTTTTAGTAATCGACGGACAAAGAAGGGCATTCAATAAATGCAACTCTCGTAAGGCAAACAACGATTCTTGTACCAAAATAACCGTAGTGAAACTAGCGCCGGGAGAAAGGGTTTGGATAGAATGCATCCTTGGTGATTCAGCCATTAATGACGATAAAAGCTCGTCCTTTACTGGGTTTAAACTTTGA
- the LOC128186286 gene encoding uncharacterized protein LOC128186286 — protein MDRRLLLCLLVTLWVNGQSQIPTGDLAVMGFLGTVGISAGVATAIISATAVKLQSDLKKCLEKSAKMDERIVVPDCPPTNEDCPNQLAQCEKEEEDLELERIQKLDLLEKACLGRPRRCACGRITDEASCDANTDCEYKTDKLFCVPIQNPR, from the exons ATGGACCGTCGGCTTCTGCTCTGTCTGCTTGTAACGTTGTGGGTCAATGGACAGTCTCAGATACCCACTGGCGACCTTGCTGTTATGGGATTCCTAGGAACAGTTGGCATTTCTG CCGGAGTCGCCACTGCGATAATTTCGGCAACAGCAGTGAAACTACAGTCCGACTTAAAGAAATGCTTAGAAAAGTCGGCTAAAATGGATGAAAGAATAGTTGTACCGGACTGTCCGCCTACCAATGAAGACTGTCCCAATCAGCTGGCTCAATGTGAGAAGGAAGAGGAGGATTTGGAGCTTGAGCGTATTCAAAAGCTtg ATCTCTTGGAGAAGGCTTGTTTGGGCCGCCCTAGGCGTTGTGCTTGTGGAAGGATCACTGACGAAGCTTCGTGCGACGCCAATACCGACTGCGAATACAAAACCGACAAACTGTTTTGTGTACCTATACAAAACCCACGCTAA